CCGTCCCGGCATCCGCCAGCGCGAAGCGCCCGCTACGCTCCAGGTTGCTGCCGGCGATGCGCGTGACCAGCGCGCCGCTGGCCGCGTCGCCCTCGAAGCGCGCGAAGCCGATCACGGGCTGGCGGCTGGCCGGCGGCACGGGCACCGCCGCAGCGGCCCCCGTGGGCGCTGCCGGCGCACCCTGGCGGAAATAGAAGTCGCCCAGCGACTGGTCGTACAGCGCCGGCACCTGGTCGTGCTTCACGCTGCGCGCCGTGCGGGCCACCTCGTCGCGCACGCTGCGCAGCATGCGGTCGACCGGCAGGCCCGGCTTGCCGAGCTCCTTGAGGAAGACGCGCGTGAACAGGCCGTTCGGGTCCTTGTCGTTGGCGTCGAGCTGGTCCAGCGCCTGCTGCCCGCTGCCCGCCGAATAGATGATCATCTGCCCGGTGGCGGCCGTTGTGGGCACGAGGCCTCTGCCGCCCAGGGCGCGCCCCTTGGCGCGAAACGGGTTGTCGCGGCAGGCATCGACGATGACCATCGAGAAGCGCGCCTTCCTTTCCTCCAGGTCTTCCAGCACGCGCTGCAGCGGCACCGCCTCGTCGCGCACCTGGTCCTCGCTTACGGCGCGGATATCCACCGGCAGCAGGTAGTTGGTCGCGTCGATCTGCACGCCGTGGCCGGCGTAGAAGAAGACCACGTCATCGCCCTCCGCCACGCGGGCCTTGAACGTGCGCAGGCCGGCGCGCCAGCTGCGCTCGTCGAGGTCCTGCAGCAGGGTGACCTTGAAGCCGTTCTGCTCGAGCGCGCGGGCCATGGCGCTGGCGTCCGTGCGGGCATTGCGCAAGGCGGGCACGTTGCGGTAGGTATCGTTGCCGATGACCAGCGCGAGGCGGGCCGCCATGGCGGGCGGGGCGCACCACAGCAAAGCGGCGGCGAGCAGGGTGCATGCGCGGGGCAGGAGGGACGTCATCGGGAAATTGTGCACCAGCCGGTGCGGCGCTCTTCGGCGACGGCCTCATCTGATCGGGCGGCCGCCTGTCGGGCCAGGTTGCGGTCCGGGGGTGCTATCAAATAAATAGCATGAAACGACCGCACATCAAGGACATCGGGCCGGTTTGATGCCGAAATGGCGGGAAAAGCCGGCCGCAGGCCGCGCGGCCCCGCCGTCAGCGCGCGGCGCGGTAGGGTTCGTCGATCACCACGAACGCGTGTTCCGTCAGCGCGTCGGCGATCCAGGCCTTGACGCCGGGCAGCGCGTGCACGCGCTCGACGTAGGCCGCGATCTCGGCCGGCACCGGCAGCGCATAGGTCTTCAGCCGCGTGCAGACCGGGGCGAAGTAGGCGTCGGCGATGCTGAAGCGGCTGCCGAACAGCAGCGGCCCGCCGTGCTCGGCCAGCAGCGCGCTCCACATCTCGACCAGGCGCTGCACGTCGGCGCGCACCGCGGGCTGGTCGCGCCAGATCACGGCGCCGACCTCGGGCAAGGAGGCTTCGATGTTCATGCCGCAGTGGCTGCGCAGCGCCGAGAAGCCCGAGTGCATCTCGGCGCACACGCTACGCGCGCGGGCCCGCGCGGCGGTGGCCTGCGGCCACAGGTGCTGGTCGGGGAAGCGCTCGGCCAGGTATTCGGCGATGGCCAGCGTGTCCCAGATGGCGAGCTCGCCGTCCAGCAGCACCGGCACCTTGCCGACCGGGTTGATGCTGCCGGCGGCCTGCTTGAAGGCCGAGCCGGGCTCCATCGTGTCGAAGCGGAGCATGACTTCCTCGAACGGGATGCCGGCCTGCTTGAGCAGCACCCAGGGCCGCATGGACCAGGAGGAGTAGTTCTTGTTGCCGATGTAGAGCTTGAGCATGGTGGTGTCGCCGGGCTGGGTGGGAACAGGCCTTCCATGCTACTGCGTCGGGCCGCGGCCATTGATGCGAAAAACCCGCGGCATTGATGCGCGGCGGGGAGGGCGCGCATCAATGCCGGGGGCGTGGCGTCAGGGGTGGAGCTTCTCGCCGCGGGCCAGCATCTGCACGAACTGCTCGATGCGGCGCGCGCGCGTTTCGGCCTTCTTGGCGGTCTGGGTGCGAAACAGCACGGCGTAGCGGTTGCGCGAGTCGAGCGTGGCGAAGAAGGCCTTGGCGCGCGGCGATGCGTCGAGCGCGGCGGCCAGGTCGGGTGGCACGGTGGCGCTGCCCTGCGCCTCGTAGGCCGCGTCCCAGCGGCCGTCCTGGCGCGCGCGCTCGACTTCGCGCAGGCCGGCGGGCTGCATCTGCCCGGCCTCGATCAGGGCCAGCGCCTTGCCGCGGTTGCGCTGAGACCACAGGCTGCGGGCGCCGCGCGGGGTGAATTTCTGCAGCCAGCCCTGCTCGTCGCCGCGCTGCTTCTGGCCGTCGATCCAGCCATGGCACAGCGCGATGTCGAGCGCCTGCGGGTAGGTGAGCGAGGGCGGGCCGGCGTCCTGGCGGGCGATGCGCAGCCAGACGCCGGCGCTGGTGGCGTGATGGCGGGCCAGCCACTGGTGCCAGCCGGCGGCGTGCTCGAAGTACAGGACGGGAAGTTCGGGGCGTGGGGTGGCCATGGGGCGGGTGAGACGGGGTTTCGGCGATTTTTAAAGCGATTTCGGGCCGATGTCCAGGCCGGGCGGACAAAGCTTGCTATTCATTCGATAGCGAATTGATGGCGAATCGGGGAAGCGAAGGGCGCCGCCGCCCGCCTCCGGGCCGGGCTCAGTCCTGCAATTCCGCCTTGGCCATCTCCACATCGAGCCGCTCCGTGGCATCCATCGGCTTGCTGGTGGCGGCCTGTTCGTAGAGCTTGGTGGCTTCCTTCATCTTCCGGTCGCCTTCGAGCATCACCAGGCCGTTGGCGTACTCGATCATCGCGATGGCCGAGCCGGGGTTGAGCGCGAGGGCTTCCTGGAACAGCTTGAGGCCGGTGTCCTTCTTGGCGCCGTAGGTCATGCTGCCGATCAGCGGGCCCACCTTGTCGATCACCTCGGCGTGGAACGCGCCCAGCGCAATGCGCGCATCGGCGTGCTTGGGGCTGAGCTGAATGGCTTTTTCCAGCGCCTCCTTGACCCGCCCGCCCAGGCCCTGGGCCAGCGCCTTGGCCACGCTGATGCCCTGGCTGTAGCGGCCCAGCGCATAGGCCTGCCAGTACCAGGCGTTGGCGTTCTTCGGGTCTTCGGCCGCCTGGGCCGCGGCGCGCTCGGCCACTTCGGTGAAGAGGTCGAGCTTGGCCTTCTCCTTCTTCTCCAGGTAGTTGGCATAGATGCAGGCGGCCTTGTTGGCCACCGTGAGGCCCGCGCCGCCGGCTTTCAGGCCGGCCTGGGCGGCTTTCTGGAACTCGCCGTTGTGGAACAGGGCCCAGGCCTCGAGCACCTTGGCTTCCTTGGGGCAGGGTTCGGCATCGCCGGCGTGCAGGCGCTCCCAGTGCTTCCTGGCGCTGGCGGCGTCGAAGGCGTAGTCGCCGGCATGGGGGAAAACGATCCATTGGGCCATGATGGTTGTCTCCTTCGGTCGTTGGAACGTGGACACGCTCTCAGGGGTTGTCGGCGTTGCTGTAGGCCCCGACCAGGCCCAGCAGGTGCATGCGCTGGCCCGGCTCCAGGTAGGGCACCAGCAGGTTCAGCACATGGTGGGCGCCGCGCAGCAGGGCCAGCTGGGCGCTTTCGGGCTCCAGCGCGCGGCGCGGGTCGCGCACGTACTCGTAGCTCAACCAGTAGGTCAGCACCACCACCATGCTGGTGGCGGTGGCCTCGACCTCGCGCGAATCGATGCTCAGGGCGCCGGAGCGGTTCATGCCGTCGAGCAGCGCGCGCACCGCGCGGGTCTTGTTCTTGAGCACCCACTGGAAATGGGTTTCCAGGCGCCGGTTCTTGGACAGCAGGTCGTTCAGGTCGCGGTAGAGGAAGCGGTACTGCCAGATCAGCTCGAACAGGGTGTGCATGAAGAACCAGGCGTCCTCCACGTCGCGCACGCCGTCGCTGGCGTTGAGCAACTCGCTGAGCGAGCGCTCGTAGCGGTCGAACAGCGAGTTGATCAACTCGTCCTTGGCCGGGTAGTGGTAGTAGAGGTTGCCGGGGCTGATGCTCAGTTCGGCCGAGATCAGCGTGGTCGAGACGTTGGGTTCACCGAAACGGTTGAACAGGTCGAGCGTGACCTCCAGGATGCGTTCTGCGGTTCGGCGCGGCGCCTTCTTCGCCATGGATGTCTGCCCCTTGTTGCTTTTTGGTCTGATGGCGACTCTACCCCAGTCGCTGGGGGCGCGGAAGTAGGGAAGGCGAGTACGGTTTGGGGTCTTCAGGCCGAAGCTGGCCGCGCGGCGGCACGGGTGACGTGGCCCAGGTCTTCCATGACTTCCTGCAGTGAGGCGATGGCCTGGCCCAGGCGCGTGGGCGCGGCGGGCGGGGCGACGAGGTGCCGCTTCGGATCGTCCAGCACCTCGTGGCGCAGCGTCACGCCGTGCCGCCCGAGCTGCGCCGACAGGCCGGTCTTGCGCGAGCGCAGCAGGCGGCGGGTCTGCTGGTAGGCATGCTCGGCGAGCTGGCGGCGCCGGCCGTAGCTGAAGGTGTTGGCCAGGTACAGCTCGGGGTCGCGGTGGTCGGGCTCGATCAGCACGATGTCGGTGTCGGGGTAGGCGCGCTCGTAGTGTTTCATGCCAAGCTCCATGCGCGAATGGATCATGGAGCGGAAGGTCTGGCTCAGCACGGCGGGCAGGCCGCCGTCCACGATGCGCGGGATGGCGCGCCGCTCCGCGGGCAGGCCGCGCTGCATGACGGGTGCGGCCTGCGGCTGCGTCGAGTCGAACGGCACCAGCGGGTTCAGGCACAGCATCAGGTCGATGCCCTCGTCCAGCGCCACCGAGGCATGCAGGGTCTTCTTGAGCGCGCCGTCCACGTAGTAGTGCTCATCGATCTCCACCGGCGGGAACAGCCCGGGCAGCGCCGAGCTGGCCTGCACGGCGCGCGAGATCGGCACGTGGTCCCAGCCGGCGCGGCCGAACGGCGCGGCCTCGCCGCTGTCCAGGTTGGTGGCGACCAGGGTCAGCCGGGTCTTCAGCTGGCGGAAATCATTGGTGCGGCCCTCGCGCGAGAACAGCGTGGCCAGGCGGCGGTCGATCTCGCTGTTGGAGAAGATGCCCGTGGGCAGCGCCGGGCCCAGGCGCTCCAGCGCGCCGGTGAACGACTTGCGCCCGAGCACGAAGCGCCACAGCGCCGAGGACACCAGGCCCGGGAACATGATGCCGCGCCGCGCCAGCTCGCTGTAGGCCGGCACCATCAGCCAGGCCGGGTCGAACACTTCCGAGACCTGGTGGTCGTTCTCGATGAACGACGCGCACAGCTCGCGCGGCGACATGCCGTTGGCCAGGCCCGCCGCGATGAAGCCGCCGGCGGACACGCCCACATAGTGGTGCAACCCGGTGAAGTCCAGGCCCGACAGCGACTCCTCGAGCGCACACAGCGCACCGATCTCGTAGATCGCGCCCAGCGGTCCGCCACCGGCCAGCGCCAGCGCAATGCGGGGCTGGCTCGGTGCCCGCTTCCGCGCCCTGGGCGCCGCAGTGGAGCGAGGGGCGCCGGAAGGCTGGGCGGTGGGTGGCGTGCGGGGGGTGGAACGGGTCATGGGCGCGTGCGGAAAGAAGCATCGATCCCGCCTACTGCTGCAGCGCAGCAAATGCGACGGGCGTAAAAAAGGGCGCCTGGGCGCCCTTCAGGCGGCGGCATGCCGGCTTACGCGGACTTGCGTGCGGCCGCGGTGCGCGAAGACGCCCGCTTGGCGGCTGGTTTGGCTGCAGGCTTGGCCGCGCCCGCAGGGGCGGCGGCCTTGGGCGCGGCAGGGGCCTTGACCGACAGCTTCTGCACGCTCTTGTTGAGCTCGTCGATGCGGGCGATCAGGGCATCGATGTCCTTGGCCGACGGCACGCCCAGCTTGTTGAGGGCCTTGGAGACGCGGTCTTCGAAGATGTTCTCCAGCTTGTCCCACTGGCCGGAGGCCTTGGAGCTGATGTCGGTGGCCATGTTGGCCATGCGGTTGGTGGCCTCGGAGATTTTTTCCTCGGCCACGGCCTGGGTCTTGCGCTGGATGGAGAGGCCTTCCTTGACCAGGGTCTCGAACACCTTGCCGCCTTCTTCCTGGGCCTTGGCGAAGGCGCCGAGGCCGGCCAGCCAGATCTGCTGGGCGGATTCCTTGACGGTGCCGGAGAGTTGCGCGCCGGCTTTCTTCTCTGCGCTCAGTTTCTGCAGTTTCTTGACCATGAGGGGCTCCAAACGATGGGTTGAGGGGCGCACCGCCCGGCTCGTGCGGGGGCGGCGCATGAGGTGCACTTTAAGCGCTGATCCCGGAGGCGTTTAGGTGAGGCTTCCTAAATCACTAGGGGTCGAACCCTAGGGTTGGCACGGGTTTCTGCTGAATGGAGGCCCCTGCCGTTTAAGCAAGAATGCGGCATCTATCCGGAGGTATTCATGCAGTATTTCGTCACCGGGGCAACCGGCTTCATCGGCAAACGCCTGGTCAAAAAGCTGTTGGAGCGCAAGGGCTCCGTGGTGCACTTTCTGATCCGCAAGGAGAGCGAATCGAAAGTGGCGGCGCTGCGTGAATTCTGGGGCGCCAGTGCCTCCCGGGTGGTGCCGGTGTTCGGCGATCTCACTGCGAAGAAGCTGGGCGTGGCCGGCGAGGACGTCAAGAAGCTCAAGGGCCAGATCGACCATTTCTACCACCTTGCGGCGGTGTACGACCTCGGCGCCGACGAGGAGAGCCAGATCGCCGTCAACATCGAGGGCACGCGCAACACCGTGGAGCTCGCCAAGTCCATCGACGCCGGGCATTTCCACCATGTCTCGTCGATTGCCGCCGCCGGGCTGTACGAAGGCGTGTTCCGCGAGGACATGTTCGAGGAGGCCGAGAACTACGACCACCCGTATTTCATGACCAAGCACGAGAGCGAGAAGATCGTGCGCAAGGAATGCAAGGTGCCCTGGAGCGTCTATCGCCCGGCCATGGTGGTGGGCGACAGCCAGACCGGCGAGATGGACAAGATCGACGGCCCCTACTACTTCTTCAAGCTGATCCAGCGCATGCGCCAGTTGCTGCCGCCATGGATGCCCGTGATCGGCCTGGAAGGCGGCCGCGTGAACATCGTCCCGGTGGATTTCGTCGTGAACTGCCTGGACTTCATCAGCCACAAGGCGGGCATCAACAAGAAGTGCTTCCATGTGGTGGACAGCGAAGGTTACCGCGTGGGCGGCGTGCTGGACATCTTCAGCAAGGCGGCCCATGCGCCCAAGATGAACCTCTTCGTGAATGCCGCGCTGCTGGGCTTCATTCCGCGCAGTGTCACCAAGACGCTGCTGTCCATCAAGCCGGTGCGCCGCGTCAAGGCGGCCGTCATGCACGACCTGCGCATTCCCGAAGACATGCTCACCTTCGTGAATTACCCAACGCGCTTTGACCGGCGCGAGCTGGACGCGCAGCTCAAGGGCTCGGGCATCGAATGCCCGCACTTGAAGGACTACGCCTGGCGGCTGTGGGACTACTGGGAGCGCCACCTGGACCCGGACCTCGCCATCGACCGCACGCTGCGCGGCACGGTGCAGGGCAAGGTGGTGCTGATCACCGGCGGCTCCTCCGGCATCGGCCTGGCCTCGGCCCATAAGTTCGCCGAGGCCGGCGCCGTGACCATCATCTGCGGCCGCGACCAGGACAAGCTCGACGAAGCGCAGAAAGAAGCCAAGGCGAAGGGCTACAGCTTCGTCTGCTACCCGGCCGACATCGCCGACATGAACGACTGCGACCGCTTCGTGAAACTGCTGATCGAGAACCATGGCGGCGTGGATTTCCTCATCAACAACGCCGGCCGCTCCATCCGCCGCGCCATCGAGAACAGCTATGACCGCTTCCACGACTACGAGCGGACCATGCAGCTGAACTACTTCGGCTGCCTGCGCATCACCATGGGCCTGCTGCCGACGATGACGGCGAAGAAGAAGGGCCATGTCGTCAACATCAGCTCCATCGGCGTGCTGACCAACGCGCCGCGCTTCTCGGCCTACGTGGCGTCCAAGGCCGCGCTGGACGCCTGGACGCGCTGCGCGTCGAGCGAGTACGCCGACCAGGGCGTGAGCTTCACCACCATCAACATGCCACTGGTCCGCACCCCCATGATTGCGCCGACCAACATCTACAAGAACGTGCCCACGCTGAGCCCGGAAGAGGCGGCCGACATGGTGGCCGGCGCCTGCATCTACAAGAACGTGCGCATCGCCACCCGCCTGGGCATCGCCGGCCAGGTGCTGCATGCGCTGTTCCCGCGCATCATGCAGATCGTCATGAACACCAGCTTCCGCATGTTCCCGGATTCGTCGGCCGCCAAGGGCGACAAGTCCGGCAAGCCGCAGCTGTCGGCCGAGGCGGTGGCGATGCAGCAGATGATGCGGGGGATTCATTTCTGAGGGAGGGAAGCCGCTCGCACCCTCGAGACGATGAGATAATTGGGAAGTTGCCCGGCGCGCGCGCGGCGCCAGGCGTTCTCGAGGGAAACACATGATTCTGGTCACCGGCGGCGCGGGTTTCATCGGCGCCAATTTCGTCCTGGACTGGCTCAGCTTGCATAGCGAGCCAGTCGTCAATTTCGATCTCCTGACCTACGCTGGCAATCTCGAAAACCTGGCTTCGGTCGAAGGCAATCCGGCGCATATCTTTGTTCAAGGTGACATTGGCGATACCGCGGCTGTCGCGCGTGTGCTGGCCACCTACAAGCCTCGGGCCGTGGTGAATTTCGCGGCGGAATCACATGTGGATCGCTCGATTCACGGGCCGGAAGATTTCATCCAGACCAACATCGTCGGCGCCTTCCGTCTGTTGGAGACCGTGCGTAGCTATTGGGGCGGCCTGCCTCCGGAAGACAAGGCCAAGTTTCGCTTCGCCCATGTCTCCACCGATGAGGTCTACGGTTCTCTCGCGCCAACGGATGCAGCATTCACGGAAACCAGCCGCTACGAGCCCAACAGCCCGTATTCCGCGAGCAAGGCCGCAAGCGACCATCTGGTTCGAGCCTACCATCACACTTATGGTTTGCCGGTCCTCACGACCAACTGCTCCAACAACTATGGGCCTTTTCATTTTCCAGAGAAGCTGATCCCGCTGATGATCGTCAATGCGCTGGCCGGCAAGCCCCTGCCTGTTTATGGAGATGGGCAGCAGGTGCGCGACTGGCTCTATGTACGGGACCATTGCAGCGCGATCCGCCGCGTACTTGAAGCAGGCCGTCCCGGCGAGGTCTACAACATTGGCGGCTGGAACGAGAAGCCCAATCTGGACATCGTCCATACAGTATGCGGATTGCTGGACGAGATGCGGCCGCGTGCCGAAGGCAAGAGTTACAGCGGGCAAATCACGTTCGTCAAGGACCGCCCTGGCCATGACCGCCGTTACGCCATCGACGCGAGCAAGATGGAAAAGGAATTGGGTTGGAAGCCCACCGAGACTTTCGAGTCTGGAATCCGGAAGACGGTGGAGTGGTACTTGGCTAACCCGGGATGGGTGGCCAACATCCAAAGCGGCGGCTATCGCGACTGGGTGCAGAAGCAGTACGCTGCGGCATGAGACAGCTCTTCTGGCCGCGCGCAACGCGGCTTTTCTCGTCAACGCCGAAGCTCCCGATGTACGGGCAGTGGCGGCGGTGCACGATGAAACCATCGAGCCAGTGCATTCTGCAGCGTTTCCGCTGGCCGCCGCAAGGCCGCCGAATTCCCGCAGGGGCACATGAAAATTCAAGCCGGAATTTGGCGTTGCCTGCCGGTCCGGGAAGCGGGCTTACGGCAACTAGTGGGCGAGATAACAGCGGGACAAAGCAATGACTGAACGAAAAGGCATCATCCTTGCAGGCGGTGCAGGTACCCGGCTCCAGCCGGCGACGCTGGTCGTGAGCAAGCAACTGCTGCCGGTGTACGACAAGCCGATGATCTACTACCCGCTCAGCACACTGATGCTGGCGGGCATCACGGACATTCTCATCATTAGCACACCGCAGGACACGCCTCGCTTCCAGCAACTGCTGGGAGACGGCTCGCAATGGGGCCTCAATCTTCAGTACGCGGTGCAGCCAAGCCCCGACGGCCTGGCGCAGGCTTTCATCATCGGTGAGGAATTCATCGGGAAGTCCACCTGCGCGCTGGTGCTCGGCGACAACATCTTTTACGGCAACAGTTTTGCCGGCCTGCTCGGCGAGGCAGATGCCCGCCAGCATGGAGCGACGGTGTTCGCCTATCACGTGCACGACCCGGAGCGGTACGGGGTCGTCGCATTCGACGCCTCGGGCAAGGCGACGAGCATCGAGGAAAAGCCTGCCCAGCCCAAGAGCCATCACGCAGTTACCGGGCTTTATTTCTACGATAACGACGTGATTGGCATCGCCAAATCGATCAAACCCAGCGCGCGGGGCGAACTCGAGATCACGAGCGTCAATCAGCACTATCTGCAAGCCGGTAACCTGAATGTACAAATCATGGCGCGCGGCTATGCCTGGCTGGATACTGGCACGCACGACAGCCTTCTGGAAGCTGGGCAGTTCATAGCAACGCTGGAACGCCGGCAGGGACTGAAAATTGCGTGCCTAGAGGAGATTGCGCTGCGTAACGGCCTTATTGACAAGGCCCAGGTGGAGAAGCTTGCCGCTCCGATGAAGAAGAACGAGTACGGGCAATATCTGCTGCGCCTCATCAATGAGATTTGAACTGCTTCATGAAAGTTACCACCGTAGACATTCCGGGCTCACTTTTGCTGGAGCCTTGCGTATTCGGTGACGCTCGCGGGTTCTTCACGGAAAGCTTCAACCGCAGGGTCTTTTCTGAAGCAACGGGGGCCAACCCGGTGTTTGTGCAGGACAACCACCCGCGCTCACAGCAGAACGAGCCGTGCGGCATGGATTACCAGGTGGCGCAGACGCAAGGCAAGGCGATCCGCGAGGTGCGCGGCCGCCCGTTGCGCGTTCTTGAATTCGGTCGGTTCTGGAACGATCAACACGGCGGTGTCGAGCGCCACGTGTCCGAACTGTGTACGGGGCTGGCGGCTCAGGGCTTCGACATCGTCAACCTCGTGGCATCGGAAAACCTGAAGAGAGGGGATAAGGTGGAGCACGGTTTTCGTGTCGTGCAAGCGCCGTCGTTCGGAAAGTTGTTCAGTACGGCAATGTCGCCTGCTTTGTTGCTGAAGGCGGCGAAATTGCACCGGGAGACGCCGTTCGACCTTTTCCATCTGCATTTTCCCGATCCGCTCACGCATGCGGCGTCCTTGATGCTTCCTGCGAGCGTCCCGCGAGTCATCACCTGGCATAGCGACATCGTGAAGCAAAAGCGCCTCTTCAAACTTTACGGACCATTCCTGCGGCGCGAGGTCTTGCGCTCGCAGGCGGTGGTGGCGGCGACGCAGGCGCATTTCGATTCGTCGACGCAGATCCCGGCCGCGCTTCCGGCCTCGAAGCGCCATGTCATCCCGTACGGAATGGACTACGCGAAGCTGGCGCTAGACGAAAGGACATCGCGCCTGCGCGACGAGCTTCGTGCGATGGCCGGGATGGCGGACGTCGGCGGCGCGCCGCGCAAGATTGTCTTCGCTCTAGGACGCCACGTGTACTACAAGGGCTTCGACGTTCTCCTAAAGGCCATGAAGCACTGCGATGCCTTCCTGATCCTCGGTGGAGACGGCCCTATGCGGCCGGAATTGCATGCGCTCGCCGAGTCGCTCGACTTGCGCAATCGCGTGTACTTCAGCGGACGCATCGCCGAGGAGGACCTCGCGGCCTACTTCAACGCATGCGATGTGTTCTGCCTTTCGTCAGTGACGCAAATTGAAGCTTTCGGTCTTGTCCAGCTCGAAGCCATGGCCTGCGGCAAACCGGTGGTGTGTACGCGCTTGGGCACTGGCGTGAACGTGGTCA
This Variovorax terrae DNA region includes the following protein-coding sequences:
- a CDS encoding glycosyltransferase — protein: MKVTTVDIPGSLLLEPCVFGDARGFFTESFNRRVFSEATGANPVFVQDNHPRSQQNEPCGMDYQVAQTQGKAIREVRGRPLRVLEFGRFWNDQHGGVERHVSELCTGLAAQGFDIVNLVASENLKRGDKVEHGFRVVQAPSFGKLFSTAMSPALLLKAAKLHRETPFDLFHLHFPDPLTHAASLMLPASVPRVITWHSDIVKQKRLFKLYGPFLRREVLRSQAVVAATQAHFDSSTQIPAALPASKRHVIPYGMDYAKLALDERTSRLRDELRAMAGMADVGGAPRKIVFALGRHVYYKGFDVLLKAMKHCDAFLILGGDGPMRPELHALAESLDLRNRVYFSGRIAEEDLAAYFNACDVFCLSSVTQIEAFGLVQLEAMACGKPVVCTRLGTGVNVVNVEGVTGLAVEPGDAAALGECLEGLLCNDGLRERLGAQARSWARDEYSLDAMVRRHIALYEDIGDSARPHR